DNA from Planifilum fulgidum:
CGCGGGCCGCCCGCCGGACGGAAAGTCCGTACAGCCGGGCGTAAAAATCGAGATTCTCCCACACCGTGAGGTCAGGACAGAGGGAAAACTTCTGGGACATATAGCCGATCCGCTCCCGGATCCGGTACCTGTCCTTCACGATATCGAAACCAACAGGCGGAAGCCGATCCCTCGCCGGGCGGAAGAAGCCCGCAGAGCATGCGGATCAGCGTCGTCTTTCCCGCTCCGTTGGCGCCGATCAGGCCGAAAATCTTTCCCGACGTCACTGTCAATGATACATTATCCACCGCCCGGAAGGAACCATACCGCCGGGTCAGCCCGCAAATCTCAATCATGCTTCTCCGTCTCCCCCATCCATTGGATGAACACGTCCTCAAACTCGGGCTCCGCCGGTTCCCGCCGGTATCCCCCATCCTTGCCAGATGTCCCTTCAGCGGCTCCAACACTTCTTCCCCCTCGGCCAGAATGATCCAGTGGACGCCGCGGGGAAAGGCGTCCACCACGCCGGGAACGGTTCGGAGACGCCTCAGTTCCCGAAGCCGGGCTTCCCGCATTTCCGGGATCCGGAACACCCGATGGGGGAAGCGCCGGATCAAGTTCTCCGGACTGTCCTGGACCAGCAATCGTCCCCGGTGGAGAAAAAGCACCTCGTCGCAACGGGCAACCTCGTCCAGATACTGGGTGGATACCACCACCCGCGTCCCCTCGCGCGCCAACTCTTCGATCAGCCCCCATATCTCCCGGCGGGCTATCGGTCGGCAAAGCGGTCTTCGCACCGAAATG
Protein-coding regions in this window:
- a CDS encoding ATP-binding cassette domain-containing protein, whose product is MRRPLCRPIARREIWGLIEELAREGTRVVVSTQYLDEVARCDEVLFLHRGRLLVQDSPENLIRRFPHRVFRIPEMREARLRELRRLRTVPGVVDAFPRGVHWIILAEGEEVLEPLKGHLARMGDTGGNRRSPSLRTCSSNGWGRRRSMIEICGLTRRYGSFRAVDNVSLTVTSGKIFGLIGANGAGKTTLIRMLCGLLPPGEGSASACWFRYREGQVPDPGADRLYVPEVFPLS